Part of the Spirochaetota bacterium genome is shown below.
TGGGCGATAGTTACTGTCAAAATATGCCTTAGAGCCACCAAAATAACTCTCAAACGGGCTTTTTACTTTACCTGCTTTTACGGGATTGTTGGCAAAATACCATATCAGGTTGAAAAGATACATTCGTGGATTATCCGCAAACTCCACGATGCTATCTTTAAAGCGTTCATTCCATACTGGGCCAGTGCGTTGCATCATCTTGTTAAAGCGTTGTGCAAAACGCGACTTTATGTACTGCATAATGCGTGATATAGAAGCCCCGCCCTCAACTGTTTTAATGAGCAAATGGAAATGATTGTCCATAATCTGGTAATTAATCAGTTCAAAGGGATATTTAGCCTGTGCTAAAACAATACAATACTCA
Proteins encoded:
- a CDS encoding transposase; this encodes MRKPRFIAPNITYHITSRMIECRPMMETDSIKAVFEYCIVLAQAKYPFELINYQIMDNHFHLLIKTVEGGASISRIMQYIKSRFAQRFNKMMQRTGPVWNERFKDSIVEFADNPRMYLFNLIWYFANNPVKAGKVKSPFESYFGGSKAYFDSNYRP